Proteins co-encoded in one Waddlia chondrophila WSU 86-1044 genomic window:
- a CDS encoding CoA-acylating methylmalonate-semialdehyde dehydrogenase, which yields MYPKIPKIGALKPAYLLINGEWIESVSPHRIKNLNPATQEVLGEIPMCTEKEVNQAVQAAFNAYSYWREVSPSQRARTMFNYQQLIRENIEKLAHNISLEQGKTLADAKGDVTRGLEVVEYAAGTPSLIMGESVENVSIGIDTYSLQQPLGVCAGITPFNFPAMIPLWMFPIAIASGNTFVLKPSEQAATTANMLAELAQKAGIPNGVLNVIHGGKEVVNALLDHSLIRAISFVGSPHAGHEVFARATSQGKRVQALLGAKNHAVVMPDANKEKTLNAIARAAFEASGQRCMALPIAIFVGESKKWIPELIEKAKKLKVGPGLDPSSDLGPLISPEAKERVLSIFESALQEGAELLLDGRQLQVPGHENGNFVGPTIFNKITRKMRIYEEEVFGPILLLFESTSLDHAISIINNNPFGNGSAIFTESGHHARHFQHFVDTGQVGINIPIPVPLPFFSFTGSRGSIRGDLHAYGKHAIRFYTQTKTVTAKWFGTESRNYEKIYEETPV from the coding sequence ATGTATCCAAAAATCCCCAAAATCGGCGCTCTTAAACCTGCCTATCTCTTGATCAATGGCGAATGGATCGAGTCTGTTTCTCCGCATAGAATTAAAAATCTCAATCCGGCTACCCAGGAAGTTCTTGGAGAAATTCCCATGTGTACCGAAAAAGAGGTAAACCAAGCTGTACAGGCCGCTTTTAACGCTTATTCTTATTGGAGAGAGGTTTCTCCTTCCCAAAGGGCGCGCACCATGTTCAATTATCAGCAGCTTATCCGAGAAAATATAGAGAAGCTGGCCCACAATATTTCACTTGAGCAAGGAAAAACCTTAGCCGACGCTAAAGGAGACGTTACTCGCGGTCTCGAAGTTGTTGAATACGCTGCCGGAACCCCCTCTCTGATCATGGGAGAGTCCGTGGAAAACGTCTCGATTGGGATCGATACCTACAGCCTACAGCAGCCCCTTGGCGTTTGCGCCGGGATCACTCCTTTTAATTTCCCAGCGATGATCCCTCTTTGGATGTTTCCGATCGCTATCGCATCCGGCAATACCTTTGTTCTCAAACCTTCCGAGCAGGCGGCAACGACAGCAAATATGCTTGCCGAGCTTGCTCAGAAAGCGGGTATCCCAAATGGAGTGCTCAATGTGATACATGGTGGAAAAGAGGTGGTCAATGCACTTTTAGACCACTCGCTGATCCGCGCCATTTCCTTTGTTGGCTCTCCTCATGCTGGCCATGAAGTTTTCGCAAGGGCAACTTCTCAAGGCAAACGGGTGCAAGCACTTTTGGGAGCCAAGAACCATGCCGTCGTCATGCCGGACGCCAATAAAGAAAAAACTCTCAATGCTATTGCCAGAGCAGCTTTTGAAGCATCAGGGCAGCGGTGCATGGCTCTCCCGATTGCGATTTTCGTGGGCGAGTCCAAAAAGTGGATTCCCGAGCTGATTGAAAAAGCAAAGAAGTTGAAGGTTGGCCCAGGTCTGGATCCTTCCAGCGACCTGGGTCCTCTAATATCGCCGGAAGCCAAAGAAAGAGTACTCTCTATTTTTGAAAGCGCGCTTCAAGAGGGAGCCGAACTGCTTCTTGATGGGCGTCAACTCCAAGTACCTGGCCATGAGAACGGCAATTTTGTCGGTCCTACCATTTTCAACAAAATCACACGCAAAATGCGTATCTATGAAGAGGAAGTTTTCGGTCCCATTCTTCTTTTGTTCGAGTCGACATCACTTGACCATGCCATCTCGATCATCAACAACAACCCCTTCGGCAACGGAAGTGCCATTTTCACTGAATCTGGCCACCACGCCCGCCACTTTCAGCACTTTGTCGATACAGGGCAAGTTGGCATCAATATCCCTATTCCTGTTCCTCTCCCTTTTTTCAGTTTCACAGGATCAAGAGGATCAATCAGAGGCGACTTGCATGCCTATGGCAAGCATGCCATCCGTTTTTACACACAGACCAAAACAGTAACGGCAAAGTGGTTTGGCACAGAAAGCCGCAACTATGAAAAAATCTACGAAGAAACGCCTGTCTGA